One genomic region from Trichocoleus sp. encodes:
- a CDS encoding P-loop NTPase fold protein, with the protein MELDRAKFRRACDPSKTLVFSNVEDQRYYIDFASVRGSEIIEELKGNIIDFFDEPTCALFTGHIGCGKSTELLRLKAELESEGFHVVYFESSDDLEMADVDIGDVLLAIARRISESLEEIELTPQATGFRGLLDATKRVLFTEIDVKAKADVLGNKVGIDSTKKEVSLSAGIAELTVTAKNDQTLREKLNQFLGPQKNKLLESINQELIEPAIVKLQQAGKRGLVVIIDNLDRIDNRQKPFGRSQQEYLFVDQSECLINLHCHLVYTMPLALKFALDYETLKQRFGEEPRMLPMVPVQHRDGSDCAEGINLLRQMVLARAFPDLNPDDRLAHLNKAFDSLESLDRLCRITGGHVRDLLRLLSEWIGKGRQLPLSSEILEKLIRSSRNDITMQISNEEWELLRQVRQSRRMGPDPTYQTLIRRRLVFEYRDDDGSWFDVNPILHGANELQV; encoded by the coding sequence ATGGAGCTGGATAGAGCAAAATTTCGTAGAGCCTGCGATCCGAGTAAGACACTCGTATTCTCAAACGTGGAGGATCAGAGGTACTACATTGACTTTGCTTCAGTACGCGGTAGCGAGATCATTGAAGAACTGAAGGGCAATATTATTGATTTCTTTGATGAACCCACTTGTGCTTTGTTTACAGGTCATATTGGGTGTGGTAAATCCACTGAGTTGCTGCGCCTTAAAGCGGAACTGGAGAGCGAAGGATTTCATGTTGTCTACTTTGAATCCAGTGATGACCTGGAAATGGCAGATGTCGATATTGGGGATGTGCTGCTGGCGATCGCCCGACGTATTAGTGAAAGCTTAGAAGAAATTGAATTGACTCCACAAGCAACAGGGTTTCGGGGGCTGCTGGACGCGACGAAGCGGGTGTTGTTCACCGAAATTGATGTGAAGGCAAAAGCAGACGTTTTGGGGAATAAGGTTGGCATCGACAGCACCAAGAAGGAAGTCTCGCTATCGGCAGGTATTGCAGAGTTAACGGTTACTGCTAAGAATGACCAGACTTTGCGGGAAAAACTGAATCAGTTCCTGGGACCGCAGAAGAACAAGCTGTTGGAGTCGATTAACCAGGAATTGATTGAGCCTGCGATCGTCAAACTTCAGCAAGCGGGCAAACGAGGATTAGTTGTCATTATTGATAATTTAGACCGAATCGACAATCGTCAAAAGCCCTTTGGTCGTTCTCAGCAGGAGTATCTGTTCGTAGACCAGAGTGAGTGTTTGATAAACCTACACTGCCATTTGGTTTACACGATGCCCCTAGCTCTTAAGTTTGCCTTGGACTACGAGACGTTGAAGCAGCGATTTGGGGAGGAACCGAGGATGCTTCCTATGGTACCTGTACAACACCGAGACGGCAGTGATTGTGCTGAGGGGATTAACCTGTTACGGCAAATGGTCTTAGCACGAGCTTTTCCCGATCTGAATCCAGACGATCGATTGGCTCATCTTAATAAGGCATTTGACAGTTTAGAGAGTCTAGATCGGCTTTGTCGCATTACAGGCGGGCATGTCCGTGATTTACTGCGACTGCTGAGTGAATGGATTGGAAAAGGCAGGCAGTTACCCCTATCAAGTGAGATCTTAGAAAAGCTGATCCGATCTAGCCGCAATGACATCACAATGCAGATTTCTAATGAGGAGTGGGAACTGCTACGACAAGTTCGCCAGAGCAGACGGATGGGACCTGACCCAACTTATCAAACTTTAATTCGCCGTCGTCTAGTATTTGAGTACCGTGATGATGATGGTTCTTGGTTTGATGTCAATCCGATTTTGCATGGGGCAAATGAGTTGCA